In Fimbriimonadaceae bacterium, the genomic window TATCGTCAGCGAAGGACTCCGCTACGTTGCCGCCGGAGGCAATCCGATCGCGGTCAAGCGCGGAATCGACGCAGCGGTTGAGACGGTAATCGGCGAAATCAAAAAGGCGTCGAGCACGATCAAGGATCAGGCTCAGGTCGCGTTCGTCGCGACGATCGCCGGTAACGACAAGGAGATCGGCGAGATGGTCGCTCAGTCCATGGACAAGGTCGGCAAGGATGGCGTCATCACCGTCGAAGAGAGCAAGGGTCGCGAGACCACGCTCGAAGTGGTCGAGGGCATGCAGTTCGACCGCGGCTACATCAGCCCCTACTTCGTCACCGATCCCGAGCGAATGGAAGCGATTCTCGAGAATCCCTACATCCTCATTCACGAGAAGAAGATCAGCAGCGCCCAGGACCTCCTGCCGTTCCTTGAGAAGGCTGCCCAGGCTCGCCGCCCGATCGTGATCATCGCCGAAGACATCGATGGCGACGCTCTCGCAACCGTCGTTTTGAACAAGATTCGCGGCGTGCTCCAGATTGCCGCTGTCAAGGCCCCGGGCTTTGGCGATCGCCGCAAAGCCATGCTCGAGGACATCGCGATCCTCACGAACGGCACGTTCATCAGCGAGGACCTCGGCACGAAGCTGGAGAACGTCTCGCTCGACATGCTCGGCACCGCCAAGAAGGTCGTGATCAACAAGGAAGACACCACGATCATCGAGGGCGCGGGCAAGAAGGCCGACGTCATGGGCCGCATCGGCACGATCAAGGCTCAGATTGAGAAGACCGACAGCAACTACGACCGCGAGAAGCTCCAGGAGCGACTGGCCAAGCTGAGCGGCGGCGTGGCCGTCATCAAGGTTGGCGCTTCCACCGAGACCGAGCTCAAGGAGAAGAAGCACCGATACGAGGACGCTCTCTCGGCCACGCGAGCGGCGGTTGAGGAAGGCATCGTCCCGGGCGGCGGCATCACCCTGCTCCGCGCCGCAGCTGCTCTGGAGAAGCTCAAGCTGGAAGGCGACGAGCAGACGGGCGTGAGCATTGTGCGCCGGGCGCTTGAAGAGCCGCTTCGCACCATCGCCGAGAACGCGGGCCTCGAGGGCAGCGTGATCGTCGAGAAGGTGAAGGAAGCCAAGCCAGGCTTCGGCCTCAACGCCGCGACCGGTGAGATCGTCGACCTCGCAAAGGCCGGCATCATCGACCCGGCGAAGGTGACTCGGTCCACGATCCAGAACGCGGCATCCATCGCGGGTCTGGTTCTGACGACGGAAGCCTTGGTGGTCGAGAAGCCCGAGCCGAAGAAGGCCGCCCCGGCGATGCCGGGCGGTGGCATGGGCGACATGGACTTCTAAGCGCGAGATTGGTCTTATAGGACTTATAGGACCTATAATGAGGCATCAAAGTGGAGCCCCTGATCCGGTATCAGGGGCTTCAGCCTTCAGATGGTGGATATCTAGTCTTTGCGACGGAACGTGCGCTCTTAACCCGCCACTATCTGGCTAAGAAAAGTCGGACCGTCGCGCCCCTTCCTCCTGGCGTTAAGAACTATCAACTATCACATGCGTTTCACGCGAACAACAGCCTTTAGCTCTTTGACGGGCGATGAGAGAGCCCTGTAGATGGTAAAGGCGAAGAGTGTCCCCCAGATTAAACCGGTAGGCCGTGCAGTGTCCAGGTCCCTCCAGTGGCTTCTTCCGGGCCTCCCATGGACATCCACCCATACAAAGAGGTTGGACCTGACATGTCTGGCACTCGGAGTGGACAAAGGGGTCGTAGTCTTGCCAGGCTTTCCTGTTCAACAACATCT contains:
- the groL gene encoding 60 kDa chaperonin, producing the protein MAAKQLLYDENARRALERGVNKVADAVKVTLGPKGRNVVLDKKWGSPTITKDGVTVAKEIELEDPYENMGAQLCKEVASKTNDVAGDGTTTATVLAQAIVSEGLRYVAAGGNPIAVKRGIDAAVETVIGEIKKASSTIKDQAQVAFVATIAGNDKEIGEMVAQSMDKVGKDGVITVEESKGRETTLEVVEGMQFDRGYISPYFVTDPERMEAILENPYILIHEKKISSAQDLLPFLEKAAQARRPIVIIAEDIDGDALATVVLNKIRGVLQIAAVKAPGFGDRRKAMLEDIAILTNGTFISEDLGTKLENVSLDMLGTAKKVVINKEDTTIIEGAGKKADVMGRIGTIKAQIEKTDSNYDREKLQERLAKLSGGVAVIKVGASTETELKEKKHRYEDALSATRAAVEEGIVPGGGITLLRAAAALEKLKLEGDEQTGVSIVRRALEEPLRTIAENAGLEGSVIVEKVKEAKPGFGLNAATGEIVDLAKAGIIDPAKVTRSTIQNAASIAGLVLTTEALVVEKPEPKKAAPAMPGGGMGDMDF